The region CTCCTATTACACTCGCTCCCATTATTACTGACCGCAACATTCACTTTGGCGGCGGTAGCTCAGCGGTTAAGTTACTCAACAAGTGATCAGAAGGTTACTGGGTCGAGTCCTGTCGCTGCCAAGTTGCCCCAGTTggggcccctgagcaaggcctttAACTCTCACTATCTCGAATTGTATTTGGTTATAATTGTAAGTCGGTTTGGAAGTTGGGCTTTTCTGCCCATCGTGTTCAGCTGCGACTTCAGTCTGACTTCCTGACACTCCAGAATACACATTACACTGTAACCCGCAGAAAGGAGTAGCATTGTTTGAGGCTGGTTGCATTCTACACAGGTTGCTGTAGATAATGAGATTATTGGCGTGAGAAACCAGACAGACTGGGAAAGGCATGGTGGCAAGGGACGGTGGCCTCGGTGTCAGGAGACAGCACTTGCAGCTAGTGGAGGAGAGACTGCTCCAGTCTGgactggggttagggttggtagAAACGCTGAATCGGAAATTGGAAGAATATGGTTTCTGAGGAAACCGATCCTGAAAATGGCACAGAAACTTATCACAGAACTGCAGGTCATGTGATAACAGCCGGGTTTGTTTCAGCAGGTCATGTGATAACAGCCGGGTTTGTTTCAGCAGGTCATGTGATAACAGCTGGGTTTGTTTCAGCAGGTCATGTGATGACTTTGAGCACAGTTTCTACACATTTTCTGCCGTCGACTGACAGCATTTAAACAAGATAAAATACCGTTGCAGCACTGTTCACGAACACAGATCCGCAGCCAACAGCAATTTActattatataatatttttttaaaaccATACTCTGCTGTTTGCAATTTAGCTGTGAAATaaaggatttatttatttataaggaATTAATTATTTATGAAAAACGTGTCCAAAGAGGAGAGAAAAGTCCTGTCTAAATTCATAAAGTTAATTACTCTTTATCTTTAGAGGCTTTCAAATCACATGAAGAAGTGGATGAAAAGTCTTCCATTAGGCTGTGTAGCAGGTTGGACAGTGATTTACAGCTGAAAATCACAAGCAGAAGAATTAAGTGTTAAGTTAATGTGGAATTACAGCTGCATTCAGCAATGAGAAAAAAATCTGTCGAACTATAGTGTAAATTTCAGGAGTTTGGTGAGTGAGGtaggtgagagtgagagagaacagGCAGGTGACGACCGAAGCAAATACAATCTCACTAAGATAGAGCCTGTTTTCTCACTGCAAAGGCTAAAACCGTATATTCCTTGAAAACAGTTtttccattttttaaaatgtataatttatatgtattttatgtGTATTTGTCATCCACACATATCTGTTTAAATATGCTGTATATTATACATCTCAAAAACACTTCCTTGGGAAGCATGTGCCCAAAATCTCCATCATATCCACAAAGGTCCGTCTCACATGTGGCACATGGGCTGTGTGTTGAAGGGCCCTGTGGGCGGCTCAGCGTCCCTTTCTGCCTCCGCAGGGGTCCTGATCCGCACGACCCGAATGGAGGCGCACACATCCAGCCGAACCCTCtccaggaagaggaggagagagggctcCAACGGGGAGACGGAGGAGGGCGAGAGACCGCAGAAGCAACAGCGCCGCATGGTggtaagttgtgtgtgtgtgtgtgtgtgtgtgtgtgtgtccgattGACAGGAATGATGCCTTTTCCCCTGCAGGCTCTGAAAGATCCTGCTCCCTATGCGGACCAGCTCGAATCGCTGGAAAAGAAGCCCTACAAACGCGTCAGTATGGAAGAGGCCCAGAGAGGCACACCACGTACGTTTTTCCCctcctacatgcacacacacttttcacttttgtttGCATACCCCAAATATTTTCTTTctgtcattctgtctctctgaaTAAGTGCTCGCGTGTTGACTCATGTTTGTTTACATGTGTCTTGTGATttgatttttgtttatttttgtgtctccccaTGGTGCAGCCTACAGGCCAGTGAGGGTGTATGCGGACGGAATCTTCGACATATTCCATTCAGGACACGCCCGCGCCCTCATGCAGGCCAAAGGACTCTTCCCCAACACGCACCTCATCGTGGGCGGTACGTCCATGCTTAACCACAGGACCTCCAGCCGTGTTAGATCTCATGTAAAACAGCATGCTCTGAAACTAGCCTCCTTGCCTCATGAGTAATAATCTGTTGGCGTAGTTAGTTTGGTTAATACAAGGTGTATCAAAATTAAGCATTCATATGAAACATTCATATAAAATGAGTGTTCAGGTTGTTCTTTTTACAAGCAACTCGTGCATTGTAatagttttcattaaaaattaaTTTCACTTGTACTCCTTTGCTGATTTCAAGTCTCACAAAGTCCATTACTTCTCTCACAGAACCTCATGAAAGTTCACTGAGCTGTAGGCTGCATTGCTGCATGCGACACTCCTCtggcagcagggggcgctgttgtTTACattggccccgcccccctctctctttctccgcaGTATGCAGCGACGATCTCACGCACAAACTCAAGGGCTTCACTGTCATGAGCGAGGACGAGCGATACGATGCCGTCACCCACTGCCGCTACGTGGACGAGGTGGTTCGCGATGCTCCGTGGACGCTCACACCAGAGTTCCTCGCCAAACACCGGGTGGGTGTGGCGGCCGAGAGGGCACCGCTGTCGTGGCACAGGCCGCAGAATGAAAGATTGGCCCGTTGGTGGACATTTAACGTGACACGATATTTACGCGAATATGGTAATCAAAGCATTCACCAGAAACGTAGGAGATTAATCAGTATTATCGTGATTTGTTAAAGGCCATGTTTACATATTGTGACCCTTTCGTGAACTTTGATCTCGGGATCAGGTCGGTATTTAcataataaatatcaaaagtattTTGCCGCTACAGAAAAATTATTTGTTTGTGATTGGATGCCCTCAGATCGACTTTGTAGCCCATGACGACATCCCCTACTCTTCAGAGGACAGTGATGATGTTTACAAGCACATCAAAGAGGCAGGTGGGTGCCATGGTAACCAAATTCTCCTGTTGAATCTTTTAACAACGGACGCTGTCTGACACGATTTGTAAGATTATGGAGGTGACCGTTCCTTTACAAACCTGCATACTAGGCAAACTTCTGATGTCTAAAGAATATAACATTTTTGAACAGCAGACATTGTGACACAATTTGTAAGGTTATAGGTCACTTGAGGTGACCAAGTCCTTTACAGACTTGCGAGGCAAGTCTCTCTTCCTTCACCTAGTAACCATCTCTGATTTGctaattaatttattatttgtACACAAGGCCTCGCGTTCCGTCTTCTGTGCCAATCTGTAATGGCTGCCATCGGTCAGGTCAGTGGATGGACTATCTTTGTTAACTTTGTACTTTTTCAGGAATGTTCGCTCCGACCCAGCGGACGGAAGGCATCTCCacctctgacatcatcacacgCATCGTCAGGGACTACGACGTGTACGCGAGACGAAACCTGCAGCGTGGCTACACGGCCAAAGAGCTGAACGTCAGCTTCATCAACGTACGTATCACACGCCGTCCACGCCCGTAACGGGCAGAGACGTGTTTCCATTGCATTTGTCTAGACGTGGAGTAACCTGATGAGACAGTTCTCAGGGCcctgtaaaaaaaacacacaataaaACGAGCATCGAGTGCATTCAAAaagaactttaaataaaaaacaaaaaagctcTGAATGAGTTTGTCATTTAAGTTGCACATTAATGAATCAGAGTATGTGCAGCCACAGAATAGATTCGTGAAGGTAAAGTGAATTTGACAACTGTTCTGTACGTGTTCCAGCCTGTATTGTGTGCTCAAGTCCTAATCTCACGCTACGCATCTGGAACGCAGCAGCAGATGATAAACACGGCaggtgctttgtgtgtgtgtgtgtgtgtgtgtgtgtgtgtgtgtgtgtgttgccgtCACACAGGAGAAGAAGTACCACCTGCAGGAGCGTGTGGACAAGGTGAAGCAGAAGGTGCGTGACGTGGAGGAGAAGAGCAAGGAGTTTGtgcagagggtggaggagaagagcaTCGACCTCATCCAGAAGTGGGAGGAGAAGTCACGCGAGTTCATCGGCAACTTCCTGCAGATGTTTGGCCCAGAGGGGGCGCTGGTGAGTGgcccgagggacaggcacccACTGCAAACTCGTCTGGCGATAGTGCACTGGATGCTCCCCTcatcactatctctctctctctcagaagcACATGCTGAAGGAGGGCAAAGGTCGCATGCTGCAGGCCATCAGTCCTCGCCAAAGCCCCAGCAGCAGCCCGACGCGCGAGCGTTCGCCCTCGCCTGCTTTCCGCCTACCCTTCTTCACCAAGGCCTCGCCACCTGGCTCGCCCGGCTTCGGGGACGCCCACCGTCAGCCCATCAGCGAGGACGAGGTGGATGATGACGACGACGACGACGGTGAGGACGATGAAGATTAAGTGAACCGGCGACGACTCCGCCCACGCGTTCCCTCCGCCCAGCGTGTACGCACACCGGCTGTCCGTCCCTCAACGTCCCTCAACGAGCGAAtgaaaccaaaaacaaacacaaaaaaaaagaaaaaggaggaaaaaaaaaaaacatgagaaGCAGCCACTTCCTGCGCTGCCCATACGGTGTTAGGCAGAGGTCATGGGGGTAGAGTGTGTTCATGGTCCCGTTAGGAGCCATAACGGGCCGGGCTTTTACCCCTTCACCACATCGTCAGTGGGACTGGGGCTGGAATGCGGTTTTTAACCTAGTGTGATCACTGTGCATGGCAGCGATTCTGTTTCGTTTTAAAATTGAGTTCATGTCTTGCTCCAGCTGGTGTTATTGCTGGGAGCCGGTGTGCTACTTAAGGACAGACCTCTCTTCAAACCTGCCACACTACGGTTCTGTAATCATTGTCTCTTTTACACATGGACAAGGTCACGGGCTTAGCAGACAAAATCGTTTGAATCTGCTGTCGGATCACGTCTTTTCCTACCAAACCCATTGGGGGCAGTCAGAGTGAGAGTGTACTGAAACAAAGCTAATGGCACATTTCCTGTTTTGCACACTATAGGTCACTAGGTGTCCTGCAGCATCAATGGCTTTATATTATGCAGCTTGTTCCCATTTTTTATTGAATTTGAACGCATTTTGTtttggtttaaaaaaataatatttttaaatttatttaatcACGGTCTTCATTACCTTTACCTTTACTCCCTGGCTAATTTAAGGTTTCTCCGACTCCTATTGGACATAGTCATTGTTAAAttaggtgggggtgagggttgtTTCGTTATTGCTTTTCCATGATGGATTGGTTAAAACTGTCCTGAGAAACTGCTTGTCTGTCCGTGTGTCCGACCCTGTTGGTTTTCCAGCGCGCGGAACTGTTGCAGTAGCCAGACTGTTGCAGTAAACGTGCGCCATGCAGAAGGGACAGGAAGCACTTTACTGTGCCAGACTGGCGAGGCTTGTTTACTGTGTGACAGTTGCAGCTGCACTAATAGCCTGTCTGTCTTTGCCTTTTAAATTGGGTCTAGAAGCCAGATTTTCATAGACCTTCACCATATTTCTGTCAGGTTTTCaggaatgtaaaaaaaaaaacaaggaaaattaaaaataaagtgaTCTAAAGAATAAATATATCCGTGATGCTTTGCTTGTTAAAACTGTTGTAATACCCCTTGAGAAATTTCAGGTTCTCTCTCCCATCACAGCTCTTCACACAGGAAAGAGACAGGATTTCGTGACAGtgcttttatattttttactgAACTTAACCCTCAGCCTACCTCCTAAGTAATTGGAGATCAACCACAGATTAAGTTAGCTAATGGAAGTGAACCCTGGAAAGAGAGCCCTTCTGGGTGTTGGAACGGGGACTGTAGCACCCTCTCTAGTGACTTCCAGGACCTGAGGCTAACACTCCTGCATGGATACCTCTGACAACTAAAGAAGCTTTGGAGtcggtgttacacacacacacacccctcccatgAAACCACCCTCtctgttcataacagcaccttTCATTAGAGCACTTTCACATACAAATGACCCCTTTCACACTGTACAGAATTCTGCATTTTGTTTGTTACTTGggatttttgccttttttttatTCATCCATATATCttgagaaggaaggagagataCACATGGAGTTTGAGGACAGAATACGATTGGTCCCTCCGCTCGGACGTGGGCGGTCAGCAGCGGGTCTCGTATATGCCGCTGCGGCCGATGTAGCGCACCCATTTAATCACGTCGTGGTCGCTGTAGTTCAGCTTCGACTCGAACACCTTCAGGTAGCGCACCTTCAGTCCGGAAGGCGCAAACGGGACCTGCGGGCCAGGCGGAGCACAGGGACTGAGCATCAGGTATATATCGCCATACAATACAATTCCACATGATCCATGGCACAATGTCGCTTCTCTGCCGTCACACAGCACAGGTGCAAATAAATGCCCGTCAGTGCAGGAGCACATCAAAATATCGAATGACAAACACTAGTATGTCGTCGTGTAGTAATGCATGCCGTCGTGTTGACATTTGAACCCCGCTGAGACCACAATAGGTACCCTTGCGGGGAGAGCTACATTGTGAAGGTGTGGCTGACGGAGAAGAGGCTCACCTCAAAGTTCATCGAGATGGGAGGCCGCGCCCACTTCTTCTTGTCGTTCGTGGGCAGCAGTTCAATCTCGGCGCTGATCTGGGATTCCTTCATCCCAGCCATGCGTTTAATCCTAGAGCAAGTACAAGAGGAAGCAAATCCAGCGGCTGCCATTTTGAACACCATGGCATGGTTTTGAAAGCAGAACttagtttttaaaataaataaggaatgATGACTGGATGGAGGGTCGTGACTAACTTCCACACGATGGCGTTCTCGCTGGCCTTGTATTTAGCCTTGCCCTTCATACAGATCACCTGCACGCCACTCGTGTTGAGGGGGGTCGGGATACGCACCtggtcaaaataaaagtcagcaTTTAGAAAGCTCTAAATATACCATAACTCATTATTCGTCAGACtgcttttatttttaaagaacaGAGAAACTCAATCACTTGATTGTAGAAGAAAAGCACTGAACAGAAAAGAAAAGGGTAGAAAGAACGAAAACTGCTTCAGCTTGCCTCGATCTTCTGTGCAAGGAGCGAGGGCTTGAAGTTGGACTTGATGACAACCTTCACCTCCAGCTTGGTGCGCCCGACTTCACGGACCAGTGGGATGACCCGGAAGGGCAAGATGATGTCCTTGGTGGTGCGATACCTGCGAGGTGAGACGTACACCGGGTGAGCGCGTGACCCCAGGGTGAGCGCGTGACCCCAGGGTGAGCGCGTGACCCCAGGGTGAGCCAACGGCCGGGCGGGACACTGACCTCATGAGCTCATACTCTCCATCGGGTGGGATGAAGCTGATGCTTCGCTCCGAGTCGAACTTGCTCAAGCGCACGCACTGGTGGAAGGTGCAGTCGTCAATGGCGATGGACTGCTTCCCACTGCTGGACCTCGCACAAGATAGGCAGAGTGAGGGTGGAGCAAACTACTAGTACTACACCATGACCCCTACATACACATGGACATGTAACGTGTCTTAATAATGGTTGATTCTCTTCATATGATGAGATTTGTTGAGGAACACATACCCAATAACAGCTAAAAGGCAAACTACGTATGTAACAATGGCAAAACAGCTAGTAGTATGAGAAGTAGGTGATGAGGAGTAAAATAAAGATGGCATATTGGGGAGTGGACATGAAGTCAAATATGACACAGTACCTTCCCCCTAACTCACTGAGGTACagcaaagagaaggagagagaggagagagcaggCAACAAAATCTTAAAGCAGCCCACACAACAAACATCCAAATGTCTCTTCTCAGATTCGTTTGGACACcttttttaaaaacacaagTCCATCCTGTAGAGTAAATCATAAGGGACACGTTCACCTTTTCCCGGCTTCGTCGCCAGCCCCCGCCTTGCCCTGCTTGTCGATGACGATCTTGTCGTTCATGCCAAACTTGCACTCGGGCATCCCGCTCAGGTAGCTCTTCATGACCACGCGGCCCGACACGTGCGCGCTCAGGACCTGGCCTGGAACCAAAAGGCTCGTCAACAAACTGCCGTTAAACTGACAAAAACCGCTAACGGCGCCGAGCCGACACGCAGCCAGCCACCGAAAACGCCTTGGCCGGAGCCCGGATGGAGCACTCCGGGACGGTTTCAGGAGGTGTAGGGGCGGTGACAGTGTGTGCACTGTGGCCGAGACGATCACAGGGAAGGTGGGTGATGGCAAAGGGGCGGAGCCAACAGCAGCAAAAATACCATTTACACTAGTGTTTGAGTGGGTTCCTGTGTAGGGCAGTAATAGTGCTTTACTGCTAGGGTTACTTGCCTGTCGTCAGGCAAGACACAGTTAACGGTTACTGCATTGCTAACCTTTGGCAGAAACACACAAGTCTCCACTATTACACCGTTATTAAAGCTCAAGTCCCCTAGGGGGCGCCACCTCACCCTGTGGAGACATGAGCAGGTTCACGCTCTCCAGCACGTCGAGGAACAGCTCGTTGCGCCGGTATTTGATCCCTTCGCGGCGCCAGCCGATCTGGCCCGTCACCTGGCTGGTGATCTGGGACTGCTCCTCCTTAGTCTGCGGATCCAAAAGACGCTCCGTCAGTGGCGGAACATCCACCACCGCCCCCATCTCACCCACATCGCCATCAACGGCAGGACCGCGCACGGCTCAGAGAGAACGCAAAAGTCTGCAGGATGTTGGTGGGTTTTATTTACCTGATGCTGTCCATTCAGGTCCAAGACAGAAGAACATGGAAAAAGAGAAGGACTGAAGTTACAAAACGTGTTTAAATGGAACAATGGAACAGAGGTTGTTGCTGTCTAGACCGGAGGGTGCTTGTGTAAAGCCTGGGTCCCCACCTGGCTCTTAATGCCCTGCTGGGTGATGAAGGTCTTGAGGGCTCCGGTCTCCGAGTTCTGAGGATATCCAAAATCCAGAATCTCTGTgcgagaacacacacatactcacagtcATGAAACAAAGCATGTCTCAAAAATTCAACAGTTCACTGGCTGTGACCCAGACATTGTGGCCACCATTAATTGAACTCCAGTTATTTATTTAGGCAGCAGGCTAGATTCCTAGACAGCTCAGGGCGTCCACGGGCAGGCGTGCAGGTCTGCCAGCAGTGGCCGTGTTCCAGGAAAACCCAGTTAGAAGAAGCTAGAGTCTAAGAGAACCCAAGACCAGAAGGCCACCATATGGTAGGTGGAAAGCAAACTAGGCTAAAACGGAAAGGCGTGGAGGCGTCTGGGTGAGCGAACCGGGCTGATTGGTGACCCGTCACCAACGCAAACTCACCGTCCAGC is a window of Brachyhypopomus gauderio isolate BG-103 chromosome 14, BGAUD_0.2, whole genome shotgun sequence DNA encoding:
- the pcyt1aa gene encoding choline-phosphate cytidylyltransferase A; its protein translation is MEAHTSSRTLSRKRRREGSNGETEEGERPQKQQRRMVALKDPAPYADQLESLEKKPYKRVSMEEAQRGTPPYRPVRVYADGIFDIFHSGHARALMQAKGLFPNTHLIVGVCSDDLTHKLKGFTVMSEDERYDAVTHCRYVDEVVRDAPWTLTPEFLAKHRIDFVAHDDIPYSSEDSDDVYKHIKEAGMFAPTQRTEGISTSDIITRIVRDYDVYARRNLQRGYTAKELNVSFINEKKYHLQERVDKVKQKVRDVEEKSKEFVQRVEEKSIDLIQKWEEKSREFIGNFLQMFGPEGALKHMLKEGKGRMLQAISPRQSPSSSPTRERSPSPAFRLPFFTKASPPGSPGFGDAHRQPISEDEVDDDDDDDGEDDED
- the ap2m1a gene encoding AP-2 complex subunit mu-A, producing the protein MIGGLFIYNHKGEVLISRVYRDDIGRNAVDAFRVNVIHARQQVRSPVTNIARTSFFHVKRSNIWLAAVTKQNVNAAMVFEFLYKMCDVMTAYFGKISEENIKNNFVLIYELLDEILDFGYPQNSETGALKTFITQQGIKSQHQTKEEQSQITSQVTGQIGWRREGIKYRRNELFLDVLESVNLLMSPQGQVLSAHVSGRVVMKSYLSGMPECKFGMNDKIVIDKQGKAGAGDEAGKSELGGSSGKQSIAIDDCTFHQCVRLSKFDSERSISFIPPDGEYELMRYRTTKDIILPFRVIPLVREVGRTKLEVKVVIKSNFKPSLLAQKIEVRIPTPLNTSGVQVICMKGKAKYKASENAIVWKIKRMAGMKESQISAEIELLPTNDKKKWARPPISMNFEVPFAPSGLKVRYLKVFESKLNYSDHDVIKWVRYIGRSGIYETRC